The Mycosarcoma maydis chromosome 6, whole genome shotgun sequence genomic sequence GCAAGGTCGTCCTTGTTCTTCCAATGCCGAACATCGCTCGAGAAGGCGAGGAATTCGAAGACCGAATGGAGGATCGAAACGATGATCGTCAGTGCGAGGAACCACGGGTTCGTTTCGAGCAACATGGTCTTGATCatgtcgatctcggaaCCTGTTGCCGAACCTGTGACTCCTCCTGCTGCCTGTTTGTCAAAAGAATCCGAGAGCGCAGCGAGCATCTGGAACCTGAACCACGACTGGTGGTATAGGTGTACGTGTAGAGagagcgactcgagcgtctcATTGATCGGATGCATGTGGCTCTTCAACAGCCAAAAGTCGTTTGGGAACACTGTGGGGTAGCGAACAACGTTGGGTGGTCGACCGCTCGCGTAGGCGTGTTCGagcactgctgctgctttcgcGTCTGCGGGCGGCGGTGCAACCACCATGGCGCCAGTAGACGGATCGCGCACCACCGAGATGTGCTGCAGCAAAGGCGGCGGTAGTTGGCTCAGTTGAACGCCCAGATCGCCCTTATCCTGCACGAGTGCAAGCGTCAAATTGGTGTGCCAGTGCGCCACAATCTTGCCACCATCGTCTTGATGCTCCTTTTGCACCTCGTCTTGCGCGTCAGAAGACGTAGTGTTGGATTTGTTAAACAGGTTCTTCTCCACCCGTTTCTTCTTCAACGGCATCAacctcgacagcagctTTCGCGTACGTACCACGCCGAGTGCATGGAAGCTATCATCGCGCGGATTGGGCGAGACTCCCCGCTGAGTGACGACCATATCAGCCCAAACGCTACCATTGTGTTTGCGCACCGCCTCATCCAACGGTAGTTGCAGATCCACGTCCCTCGACAGTGCCAGATCGCCCAAACGGATATTGGACCATTTCACCGCTGCCATGGGACTCAGTCCATGGCTCGATCGTTTGGACGCATACACAACGCGAGCGCGCATTTCGTCATGCAACGGATCGTGCAGCAGATCCGTAAACGCATCAAACGGAATCGGAGGTGCCTTATCTAGTCCGCTATCCGGGATGAGATCCGAAGCCTGCGTCCtcaactcgtcgtcggtcgGTGGTGCAGCTGAAGAAATGTAGAGGTAGAAATCGAGTTGTGCATCGTCACTCCAAAGAGGCACAGCGACGTTGGGCGGACCTTTAACAGCTGGTGGTGGAGTGTATACGCTGTTTGCCTGCTGCCCTGACGATAAGCTggttgcagcagcatcagcaatTGAAACCGACGTCGTCGCGTCAGGCGCGGATGCAACACCGACAGCTTCGCGACCCATGAGCTTGTTCACGTAGCCAACGACGGGACTCTTCGGGTTGGTGACCGCATTCACCCCCGCGTACATGAGCAGCGCACGAGCGACCGTCCACTTCCAATCCGTTCGTCCTGGCTGAGGCTGCTGTGCACCAGCGCCAGCTCCTCCGCGTGCTGCACCAGCATTCGACGACATGGCCAACTGCGTACGCTTCGTGTATGCGTGTGAGCGTGCGCGTGTGTGTATGTGTGATACCCGAGTGCGCAAAGCCGCTTGATGACTATCACGTACACTGCAAAGCCAAAGTGACGGTCGAAAGTGCAACCACAAGACAGAACAattctgattca encodes the following:
- a CDS encoding uncharacterized protein (related to cleft lip and palate transmembrane protein 1 (CLPTM1)) — encoded protein: MSSNAGAARGGAGAGAQQPQPGRTDWKWTVARALLMYAGVNAVTNPKSPVVGYVNKLMGREAVGVASAPDATTSVSIADAAATSLSSGQQANSVYTPPPAVKGPPNVAVPLWSDDAQLDFYLYISSAAPPTDDELRTQASDLIPDSGLDKAPPIPFDAFTDLLHDPLHDEMRARVVYASKRSSHGLSPMAAVKWSNIRLGDLALSRDVDLQLPLDEAVRKHNGSVWADMVVTQRGVSPNPRDDSFHALGVVRTRKLLSRLMPLKKKRVEKNLFNKSNTTSSDAQDEVQKEHQDDGGKIVAHWHTNLTLALVQDKGDLGVQLSQLPPPLLQHISVVRDPSTGAMVVAPPPADAKAAAVLEHAYASGRPPNVVRYPTVFPNDFWLLKSHMHPINETLESLSLHVHLYHQSWFRFQMLAALSDSFDKQAAGGVTGSATGSEIDMIKTMLLETNPWFLALTIIVSILHSVFEFLAFSSDVRHWKNKDDLAGVSVGSIITNVVVQLIITLYLLDNNEDTSWMILAGQAVGVVVECWKLTKAISVSIVASPASWIGYRIKIEDKHKLSVEEKKTQEYDRLAFKYVGFGVGPLLVAYTIYSALYQTHRGWWSFIISTATSFVYAFGFVSLVPQLIVNYKLKSTAGMNSKTFVYKILGTFVDDMFAFCIKMPTLHRLACFRDDLVFFIALYQRWIYGVDPTRRNEFGQTLEKRDTNDVQDQINADDKVASKTWALRDNAALKKRV